The Pseudomonas iranensis genome includes a window with the following:
- a CDS encoding NEL-type E3 ubiquitin ligase domain-containing protein: protein MIPISSSVESKPAASLTHSAKPKATQSLHGQFLENSIPPWLTNASAQRREAFKGVTTALPSWYLEATPTQRQTLNDSFKVSVEAQNSLDKSLATFQHLEAFARPLLIKALNDEYRLQMDVDSTFLCLRRAVTMGVEALELATFEALKLSMLDAALHNFEAYECAAGAYHQTSGFVVATAVADTFQSVNIDLTVSQFMGLCRRLDIGKQYQTYLQGFFHPADGITSAVLRERFIASQKASLRAAAEQALLRKDIEPADYTMILSVIAGEVHPWMGGKQVWFNDLGVMKKRLTGCVAFVIVEKYRYADELILYIPHDPEHPLKRYRGTQMRDELTRLLTARSAAQVANAEPTEYQRFISQFLAYEHRPDFFRQFVQKPANSPKDPWWLLRSPWLAVIQGLSGTSVFARIKDVPPERHVKLKPATDPYIAPITLSRKGRGVWAANEDLWAYLYTQSCAKVLADARSHAVPTDDVDVKAREAKLAHLMQVGLLGLNMVSMFVPVLGEVMMVVMAGQLLYEILEGAIEWSEGDRRAAKDHLIDVAENLAQIALMAGVGAGVRKISSASAVPAIEKLHPVMLPNGETRLWKSDLKAYESAVTLPVSPGPNSAGQHVLEGRTYIRQSGKVYEQFFDQSIGKWRIRHPTDVNAWQPVLDSNGSGAWRHTLERPRDWDRLTLLRRIGHATEAFTDAQLIKAADISGVSDAALRKMHIDNALLPPELTQAMRVIQAQSNAALVIEQLRGTKPINELYLYALPLITEMPLWPASRVLEVFDGEQLSGKSVRYGFARRFRDVGVKAPIRISRADILSGDLPAHILAALDESEVTRLLGEQGARVRDARPAEFGKQITDYAKTRQSAIYDSIYSGTEPVDPQVARLQKACPGLSEPAAQTVLAQGSPDDLEQLGSGQRVPLRLLEEARWYARQSRQVAAYAGLRSETVASADSRRLVLHTLEQLPGWPDNVRIEVRESHDAGELLDSIGSETAAEKKYLIKKGVQFQAFNERGEALNSLPRNGDNFYSSIMHALPDGARRSLGVPEVGQSAVLKAKIIDYADQHHAVASALLAPQVKWLKPPVRVSDTLIGYPASGRGAGMRQNLVAHVQDVYPQLSDEQAQGYLLEQYRAGNDDRAIFQLLQSRRQEWEQLEATLDGWSGASTVPPWERSGADHKARAAQALKDCWRNAPVAAHLPGADQLRLVTYDPLPTLTANFDHVLELAIGGDGITDANADAFLERFARLEKLSLGERGSLFGNYVAREQSLTTLPLAVTHMLALKRLKFRTSVAAMATDLSTRLRRLIGVEDLHLDLSGRTGVAPDLDLTPLKQLRRLKIDVPDMVRWPAFVQELPELERLDLAQTAISSIPQTLYAGHEKLWAGLSLDWSKFSHEAFKPAYEYVKSYRGEWGHLLDLNLMVRQYCAGELDFLTGRRGHVNPLPERIMSLWNTPDTRLKAVELLRLEHAGIFRQFYLPTTSDGLRTATLAPLWEASPNIDVVRALQENWGAAVRERYGQGTEAQLSGSVNPHRVAPLDNANVFRLDDDADFIDEPSISQLPSLPAGTFSHVQTVSLYGLSVPAEQIRTFLQAFRGARRVEITDCNLTEVPFSPSDFAQLTRLDLSRNRIGTTPQVQSQFDALNKLEFLNLRGNQLTDLNVTALQELETLDLSSNRLEAWPAGAEALPKLQWLDLRENPISALPEQVLAADSVMLKTNLTENNLSPEGAATLKTAQRRIETALGLPPDTLIQFEIYPSGFRRLGDARVPRTAFAFAQEFLLPLRSLTPVAEGAAGGVSRLQKLNPLLSAEQAQQCLARLRSEGLSDTQIDARLTVWRDSDESLTRELNGWIFTRAIPRIRKDTSQQRSFLAAKIRSCWADGLTRHSEDAGLELDLTGLRTGDLPRLSNVFSQVTTLNLTGTGFSTQSFNEFCAAFPEVTTLVLNGNALETLPDAVSGLNRLERLELSANNLATAQSLFTHVGGDRLRWLDLSHNQLEEFSASGFTRLETLKLDHNGLDYWPGGALELPDLQTLDLTDNNIRVFPDRLLDGSHEGLVAGTDLSENSLTLNSLEQMRDYSAANANRNVMGYSREHLDREIAARAVESDSDSGSGSDGDSDDSDSSGGGGGAGRVDAHAAVEAVEVIANPLQDIAAPAMETWLTYTPADARAARQALWLQLAQQANHGSFFHLLSTLPDTLEFRLSGADLTHRVWQVIEAATENAELRDLLFLNAETHGTCGDGRILSFSELETRVYEYQALRDIPRHRLQQRGRALLDLTRRLFRLERVDRLAEAAAKNKDRAEVRLQYRIGMTRGWPDGLELPAQPEHMLYATPIRGQRLIDARTSVLADEASEMFIEDLIARDYWIRYLRDRHGEAFETLEREATMRQGEVEDAYPDVASSEYLDAMHRLEIELAQARIEKLKALSRTELENLAPLDEQAQPGPSSPKPGPSWRRD, encoded by the coding sequence ATGATCCCGATATCATCCAGTGTGGAGTCGAAGCCAGCTGCTTCGCTCACGCATTCCGCAAAACCCAAAGCAACGCAAAGCCTGCATGGCCAGTTCCTTGAAAATTCAATCCCGCCATGGTTGACCAACGCCTCTGCGCAAAGACGCGAGGCGTTCAAGGGCGTCACTACAGCGCTGCCGTCCTGGTATCTGGAGGCGACGCCGACCCAGCGCCAGACATTGAATGACAGCTTCAAGGTCAGCGTCGAGGCGCAGAACAGCCTTGATAAAAGCCTGGCGACGTTCCAGCACCTCGAGGCGTTTGCCAGGCCATTGCTGATCAAGGCCCTGAACGACGAATACCGGTTGCAAATGGACGTTGACTCGACCTTCCTGTGCCTCAGGCGTGCGGTGACGATGGGCGTCGAGGCGCTGGAGCTTGCGACATTCGAGGCCCTCAAACTGTCGATGCTGGACGCCGCGCTGCACAATTTCGAAGCCTATGAGTGCGCAGCCGGTGCCTATCACCAGACCTCCGGTTTTGTTGTCGCAACCGCCGTCGCGGACACTTTTCAGTCTGTGAACATTGATTTGACCGTCAGCCAGTTCATGGGGCTGTGCCGTCGCCTGGATATCGGCAAGCAATACCAGACTTACCTGCAGGGCTTTTTCCATCCCGCCGATGGCATAACCAGTGCGGTGCTGCGCGAGCGGTTCATTGCCAGTCAGAAAGCCAGTCTGCGCGCGGCTGCCGAACAGGCGCTGTTGCGCAAAGATATCGAACCGGCGGATTACACGATGATCCTGTCGGTCATTGCCGGTGAGGTTCACCCGTGGATGGGCGGCAAGCAGGTCTGGTTCAATGATCTGGGAGTAATGAAGAAGCGATTGACCGGTTGTGTGGCGTTCGTGATCGTCGAGAAGTACCGCTACGCCGATGAGCTCATTCTCTACATTCCACACGACCCGGAGCACCCGCTCAAGCGCTACCGTGGCACGCAAATGCGTGACGAGCTTACGCGCCTGTTGACGGCCCGCAGTGCAGCTCAGGTAGCCAATGCCGAGCCAACGGAGTATCAGCGCTTCATCAGCCAGTTTCTGGCGTACGAGCATCGTCCCGACTTTTTTCGTCAATTTGTGCAAAAGCCGGCCAATTCCCCGAAAGATCCATGGTGGTTGTTGCGCTCGCCCTGGCTGGCGGTCATTCAAGGGCTAAGCGGTACCTCAGTGTTTGCCCGGATCAAGGACGTGCCGCCCGAGCGTCACGTCAAACTGAAGCCCGCCACGGATCCGTACATCGCACCGATAACCCTCTCTCGCAAGGGGCGCGGCGTCTGGGCGGCCAATGAAGACCTCTGGGCGTATCTCTACACACAGAGCTGCGCCAAGGTATTGGCCGATGCTCGAAGCCATGCGGTGCCGACTGACGATGTCGATGTAAAGGCACGCGAGGCCAAGCTGGCGCACCTGATGCAGGTTGGCTTGCTGGGTCTGAACATGGTCTCGATGTTCGTGCCGGTGCTGGGCGAAGTGATGATGGTGGTAATGGCCGGGCAACTGCTCTATGAAATCCTTGAAGGCGCGATCGAGTGGAGCGAGGGAGATCGTCGTGCGGCCAAGGACCATCTGATCGATGTGGCGGAGAACCTGGCGCAGATTGCGCTGATGGCGGGAGTGGGCGCCGGAGTGCGCAAGATTTCCAGCGCCAGCGCCGTGCCGGCCATTGAAAAGCTGCATCCGGTGATGTTACCCAACGGCGAAACCCGACTGTGGAAATCCGACCTGAAGGCTTACGAGTCCGCTGTCACACTGCCAGTCAGTCCCGGACCGAATAGTGCCGGCCAGCATGTACTCGAGGGTAGAACCTATATCCGCCAGAGCGGTAAGGTCTACGAGCAGTTTTTCGATCAATCGATCGGCAAATGGCGCATCAGGCATCCGACCGACGTCAACGCCTGGCAGCCGGTGCTCGACAGCAATGGCAGCGGTGCCTGGCGGCATACGCTGGAGCGTCCGCGGGATTGGGATCGTCTGACTCTGTTGCGGCGCATCGGCCATGCAACCGAAGCCTTCACCGATGCACAGCTGATCAAGGCTGCCGATATCAGCGGTGTCAGTGACGCCGCCCTGCGCAAGATGCACATCGATAATGCACTGCTACCCCCGGAATTGACCCAGGCCATGCGCGTGATCCAGGCGCAGAGCAATGCGGCACTCGTCATCGAGCAATTGCGCGGGACAAAACCGATCAACGAACTGTATCTGTACGCGTTGCCGCTGATCACCGAAATGCCCCTCTGGCCGGCGAGCCGGGTGCTCGAAGTCTTCGACGGCGAGCAATTGTCCGGCAAGTCAGTCAGGTATGGCTTTGCGCGGCGGTTTCGCGACGTCGGTGTCAAGGCACCCATTCGGATTTCGCGGGCCGATATTCTCAGCGGTGATCTGCCAGCACATATCCTCGCGGCGCTGGACGAGTCTGAGGTCACCCGGCTTCTGGGCGAACAGGGTGCACGCGTGCGCGACGCGCGGCCGGCGGAGTTCGGCAAGCAGATCACCGACTACGCCAAAACCCGTCAGTCGGCGATTTACGACAGCATCTATTCGGGTACCGAGCCTGTCGATCCACAGGTTGCACGTTTGCAGAAGGCCTGCCCTGGACTCAGCGAACCGGCGGCACAAACGGTGCTGGCACAGGGTAGCCCCGATGATCTTGAGCAACTCGGCTCTGGGCAGCGAGTGCCGCTGCGCCTGCTGGAAGAGGCCCGCTGGTATGCACGCCAGAGTCGACAAGTCGCGGCATATGCCGGTCTGCGCAGCGAAACCGTGGCTTCGGCGGACAGCCGTCGCCTGGTGTTGCATACGCTGGAGCAATTGCCGGGTTGGCCCGACAATGTTCGTATCGAAGTTCGCGAAAGCCATGACGCTGGCGAGCTGCTTGACAGCATCGGCAGTGAGACAGCCGCCGAGAAAAAATACCTGATCAAAAAAGGCGTTCAGTTTCAGGCATTCAACGAACGCGGTGAGGCGCTCAACAGCCTGCCTCGCAATGGCGACAACTTTTACTCATCGATCATGCATGCCCTGCCCGATGGGGCGCGCCGCAGCCTCGGCGTGCCCGAGGTCGGACAGTCCGCCGTGCTGAAGGCAAAGATCATCGATTACGCCGATCAGCATCACGCTGTGGCGTCAGCCCTGCTGGCGCCACAGGTCAAGTGGCTCAAGCCGCCCGTTCGCGTCAGCGATACTTTGATTGGTTATCCCGCCAGTGGTCGCGGCGCCGGAATGCGCCAAAACCTGGTAGCTCATGTGCAGGACGTCTATCCGCAACTGAGCGACGAACAGGCTCAGGGCTATCTCCTTGAACAGTATCGGGCGGGAAACGATGACAGAGCTATCTTCCAGCTGTTGCAGTCGCGTCGACAGGAATGGGAGCAGCTTGAAGCGACGCTGGATGGATGGTCGGGAGCGTCGACGGTGCCGCCTTGGGAGCGTTCCGGGGCGGACCATAAAGCACGTGCCGCACAAGCGCTCAAGGATTGTTGGCGCAACGCACCGGTCGCTGCACATCTGCCCGGCGCCGATCAGCTTCGCCTTGTCACTTACGACCCGCTACCAACTCTGACGGCAAATTTTGATCACGTGCTAGAACTGGCCATCGGTGGCGATGGTATCACTGACGCCAATGCCGACGCTTTCCTGGAGCGGTTTGCCCGTCTCGAAAAGCTCTCGCTGGGCGAGCGCGGCAGTCTGTTCGGCAATTACGTGGCGCGAGAACAGTCACTGACAACATTGCCTCTTGCCGTGACTCACATGCTGGCGCTGAAAAGGCTCAAGTTCAGAACCTCAGTGGCTGCGATGGCGACTGATCTGTCGACAAGATTGCGCAGGCTGATAGGCGTTGAAGACCTTCATCTTGACCTTTCGGGGCGCACCGGCGTCGCGCCGGATCTTGACCTGACACCGCTCAAGCAATTGAGGAGACTCAAGATCGACGTGCCGGACATGGTCCGATGGCCCGCTTTCGTACAGGAGCTGCCTGAGCTCGAACGCCTTGACCTGGCGCAGACGGCCATCTCATCCATTCCACAAACACTCTACGCAGGACATGAGAAATTGTGGGCGGGGCTGTCGCTCGACTGGTCGAAGTTCTCTCACGAAGCTTTCAAGCCCGCCTATGAGTACGTCAAAAGTTACCGCGGTGAGTGGGGGCATCTGCTGGATCTGAACCTGATGGTCCGCCAGTACTGCGCCGGCGAGCTGGATTTTCTGACCGGACGGCGCGGACATGTCAATCCATTGCCTGAGCGCATCATGAGTCTTTGGAATACACCCGATACCCGGCTCAAGGCCGTCGAGTTGCTGCGTCTGGAGCACGCCGGGATTTTCCGCCAGTTTTACCTCCCGACGACGTCCGATGGATTACGAACCGCTACGCTTGCGCCGCTCTGGGAAGCGAGTCCGAACATCGATGTTGTGCGTGCACTGCAGGAAAACTGGGGTGCTGCGGTGCGCGAACGCTATGGCCAGGGAACAGAAGCGCAGCTCTCCGGTTCAGTAAATCCGCACAGGGTCGCCCCGCTGGACAATGCCAATGTGTTCCGGTTAGACGATGACGCAGACTTTATCGACGAGCCATCCATCAGCCAGCTTCCGTCATTGCCGGCCGGTACGTTTTCGCATGTGCAAACCGTTTCCCTTTATGGACTGAGCGTGCCTGCGGAACAGATACGCACGTTTCTTCAAGCATTCAGGGGGGCGCGCAGGGTAGAAATCACGGATTGCAATTTGACTGAGGTGCCGTTCAGCCCGAGTGACTTTGCGCAATTGACTCGACTCGATCTGTCACGGAACCGGATCGGTACTACGCCGCAAGTCCAAAGCCAATTCGACGCATTGAACAAACTCGAATTCTTGAATTTGCGCGGTAACCAACTGACCGATCTGAATGTCACGGCCCTGCAGGAGCTTGAAACTCTCGACCTTAGTTCCAATCGTCTCGAGGCATGGCCGGCAGGTGCCGAAGCTCTGCCAAAGTTGCAATGGCTTGATCTGCGCGAAAACCCCATCAGTGCGTTACCGGAGCAGGTGCTTGCCGCCGACAGCGTGATGCTCAAGACCAACCTGACGGAAAACAACTTGAGTCCCGAAGGCGCGGCAACCCTGAAAACTGCGCAGCGGCGTATCGAAACCGCGCTCGGCTTGCCTCCTGACACCCTTATACAGTTTGAAATTTACCCGAGTGGCTTTCGGCGCCTGGGCGACGCGCGTGTACCGAGAACTGCATTCGCATTTGCGCAGGAGTTTCTATTGCCGCTGCGTTCTCTGACACCTGTCGCCGAAGGCGCCGCAGGTGGTGTAAGTCGCTTGCAGAAACTCAATCCACTGCTGTCTGCTGAACAAGCGCAGCAATGTCTGGCGCGATTGCGCAGCGAGGGGCTGAGCGATACACAAATCGACGCCCGTCTCACCGTCTGGCGAGATAGCGACGAGTCGCTGACGCGTGAGTTGAACGGCTGGATCTTTACCCGGGCGATACCGCGGATCAGAAAGGACACGTCGCAGCAGCGATCGTTTCTCGCAGCGAAGATCCGTAGTTGCTGGGCTGATGGTCTGACACGCCATAGCGAAGACGCGGGACTCGAGCTCGATCTCACTGGGTTGCGCACTGGAGATTTGCCGCGCCTTTCGAACGTGTTTTCCCAAGTCACAACGCTGAATCTCACCGGCACAGGCTTTTCGACGCAAAGCTTCAACGAGTTTTGTGCCGCTTTCCCTGAAGTCACCACACTGGTACTCAACGGCAACGCTCTGGAGACTCTTCCGGACGCCGTTAGCGGCCTGAACAGGCTTGAGCGGCTGGAATTGAGCGCAAACAACCTGGCCACGGCGCAGTCGTTGTTCACCCACGTGGGGGGCGACCGCCTGCGTTGGCTCGACCTGAGTCACAATCAACTCGAGGAATTCAGTGCCAGTGGCTTCACTCGGCTCGAAACCCTGAAGCTTGACCACAATGGCCTGGATTACTGGCCGGGCGGCGCGTTGGAACTGCCGGATCTGCAGACACTCGATCTGACGGACAACAACATCAGGGTATTCCCGGACAGGCTGCTGGACGGCAGTCATGAGGGGCTGGTCGCTGGTACGGATCTGTCGGAAAACTCATTGACGCTCAATAGTCTGGAGCAAATGCGCGATTACAGCGCAGCCAATGCAAATCGTAATGTCATGGGCTATTCGCGCGAGCATCTCGATCGGGAAATTGCCGCGCGCGCAGTCGAGTCCGACAGTGACTCCGGCTCCGGTTCGGATGGCGACAGCGATGACAGTGACAGTTCCGGAGGCGGTGGTGGCGCCGGGCGTGTGGATGCGCACGCTGCGGTCGAAGCCGTAGAGGTCATCGCCAACCCACTTCAAGACATCGCCGCGCCCGCAATGGAGACCTGGCTCACCTACACGCCCGCTGATGCGCGTGCGGCCCGGCAGGCGTTATGGCTGCAATTGGCTCAACAGGCCAACCATGGGTCGTTCTTCCATTTGCTCTCGACTTTGCCCGATACCCTTGAATTCAGGTTGTCTGGCGCCGACCTGACCCATCGGGTCTGGCAAGTCATAGAGGCTGCGACGGAAAACGCCGAACTGCGCGATCTGTTGTTTCTAAACGCCGAGACCCACGGCACCTGCGGTGATGGCCGGATCCTGTCGTTCAGCGAACTGGAAACCCGCGTCTATGAATATCAGGCGCTGCGCGATATTCCGCGGCATCGCCTGCAGCAACGCGGCAGAGCCTTGCTCGATCTGACTCGACGGCTGTTCCGCCTGGAAAGGGTGGATCGACTGGCCGAAGCCGCCGCCAAAAACAAGGATCGCGCAGAAGTCCGCCTGCAATACCGCATCGGCATGACACGCGGCTGGCCGGACGGTTTGGAGTTGCCGGCGCAACCTGAGCACATGTTGTACGCCACGCCGATTCGCGGGCAGCGATTGATTGACGCGCGCACGTCGGTACTGGCCGATGAGGCCTCGGAGATGTTCATTGAGGACCTGATTGCGCGCGACTACTGGATCCGTTATTTGCGAGATCGCCACGGTGAGGCGTTCGAAACGCTGGAACGCGAAGCAACGATGCGACAGGGGGAGGTAGAAGACGCTTACCCCGACGTGGCAAGCAGCGAATATCTGGACGCGATGCACAGACTCGAGATCGAACTGGCGCAAGCGCGTATTGAAAAACTCAAGGCATTGTCGCGTACGGAACTGGAAAATCTTGCGCCGCTCGATGAGCAAGCGCAGCCCGGTCCATCGTCACCGAAACCCGGACCGTCATGGCGCCGCGATTGA
- the metH gene encoding methionine synthase produces the protein MSDRSVRLQALKQALKERILILDGGMGTMIQSYKLEEQDYRGKRFADWPSDVKGNNDLLVITRPDVIGGIEKAYLDAGADILETNTFNATRISMADYGMEELAYELNVEGARLARKIADAKTAENPAKPRFVAGVLGPTSRTCSLSPDVNNPGYRNVTFDELVENYTEATKGLIEGGADLILIETIFDTLNAKAAIFAVQGVFEELHLELPIMISGTITDASGRTLSGQTTEAFWNSVAHAKPISVGLNCALGASELRPYLEELSNKASTHVSAHPNAGLPNEFGEYDELPSQTAKVIEEFAQSGFLNIVGGCCGTTPGHIEAIAKAVAGYAPRQIPDIPKACRLSGLEPFTIDRSSLFVNVGERTNITGSAKFARLIREDNYTEALEVALQQVEAGAQIIDINMDEGMLDSKKAMVTFLNLIAGEPDISRVPIMIDSSKWEVIEAGLKCIQGKGIVNSISMKEGVEQFIHHAKLCKRYGAAVVVMAFDEAGQADTEARKKEICKRSYDILVNEVGFPPEDIIFDPNIFAVATGIEEHNNYAVDFINACAYIRDELPYALSSGGVSNVSFSFRGNNPVREAIHSVFLLYAIRAGLTMGIVNAGQLEIYDQIPVELRDAVEDVILNRTPDGTDALLAIADKYKGDGSVKEAETEEWRNWDVNKRLEHALVKGITTHIVEDTEESRQSFARPIEVIEGPLMSGMNIVGDLFGAGKMFLPQVVKSARVMKQAVAHLIPFIELEKGDKPEAKGKILMATVKGDVHDIGKNIVGVVLGCNGYDIVDLGVMVPAEKILQVAKEEKCDIIGLSGLITPSLDEMVHVAREMQRQDFHLPLMIGGATTSKAHTAVKIEPKYSNDAVVYVTDASRAVGVATQLLSKELKAGFVEKTRLEYIDVRERTSNRSARTERLSYAAAIAKKPQFDWANYQPVKPTFTGSKVLDNIDLKVLAEYIDWTPFFISWDLAGKFPRILEDEVVGEAATALYKDAQEMLAKLIDEKLISARAVFGFWPANQVNEDDIELYDDNGKPLAKLHHLRQQIIKTDGKPNFCLADFVAPKDSEVTDYVGGFITTAGIGAEEVAKAYQDAGDDYNSIMVKALADRLAEACAEWLHQQVRKEHWGYAKDETLDNDALIKEQYRGIRPAPGYPACPDHTEKAALFTLLDPEAAEMRAGRSGVFLTEHYAMFPAAAVSGWYFAHPQAQYFAVGKIDKDQVQSYTARKGQDLSVTERWLAPNLGYDS, from the coding sequence ATGTCCGATCGCAGCGTCCGCCTTCAAGCTCTCAAGCAAGCCCTCAAAGAGCGCATCCTGATTCTCGACGGCGGGATGGGCACGATGATCCAGAGCTACAAGCTCGAAGAACAGGATTATCGCGGCAAGCGCTTCGCGGACTGGCCGAGTGACGTCAAGGGCAACAACGACCTGCTGGTGATCACCCGTCCGGACGTGATCGGCGGTATCGAAAAAGCCTATCTGGACGCCGGCGCCGACATTCTCGAAACCAACACTTTCAACGCCACGCGCATTTCCATGGCCGATTACGGCATGGAAGAGCTGGCGTACGAGTTAAACGTAGAAGGCGCACGTCTGGCGCGCAAGATTGCCGACGCCAAGACCGCCGAAAACCCGGCCAAGCCGCGCTTCGTTGCCGGCGTGCTCGGCCCGACCAGCCGCACCTGCTCGCTGTCGCCCGACGTCAACAACCCCGGCTACCGCAACGTAACCTTCGATGAGCTGGTGGAAAATTACACCGAAGCCACCAAAGGCCTGATCGAGGGCGGCGCCGACCTGATCCTGATCGAAACGATCTTCGACACCCTCAACGCCAAAGCGGCGATCTTCGCCGTGCAGGGCGTGTTCGAGGAGCTGCACCTCGAACTGCCGATCATGATTTCCGGGACCATCACCGACGCCTCTGGCCGTACCTTGTCCGGCCAGACCACCGAGGCATTCTGGAACTCGGTGGCCCACGCCAAGCCGATTTCCGTAGGTCTGAACTGTGCCCTCGGCGCCAGCGAACTGCGGCCGTACCTGGAAGAACTGTCGAACAAGGCCAGTACCCACGTTTCCGCGCACCCGAATGCCGGCCTGCCGAATGAATTCGGCGAGTACGATGAACTGCCGTCGCAGACCGCCAAAGTCATCGAAGAATTCGCCCAGAGCGGTTTTCTCAACATCGTCGGCGGTTGCTGCGGCACCACACCGGGCCACATCGAAGCTATCGCCAAAGCCGTGGCCGGTTACGCGCCACGGCAGATTCCGGATATCCCCAAGGCCTGCCGCCTCTCCGGTCTGGAGCCGTTCACCATCGATCGCAGCTCGCTGTTCGTCAACGTCGGCGAACGCACCAACATCACCGGTTCGGCAAAATTCGCCCGCCTGATCCGTGAAGACAACTACACCGAAGCCCTCGAAGTCGCTCTGCAGCAGGTTGAGGCCGGCGCGCAGATCATCGACATCAACATGGACGAGGGCATGCTCGATTCGAAGAAGGCCATGGTCACCTTCCTCAATCTGATCGCCGGCGAACCGGATATCTCGCGCGTGCCGATCATGATCGACTCGTCGAAATGGGAGGTCATCGAAGCCGGCCTCAAGTGCATCCAGGGCAAGGGCATCGTCAACTCGATCAGCATGAAAGAAGGCGTCGAGCAGTTCATCCATCACGCCAAGCTGTGCAAGCGCTACGGCGCTGCGGTGGTGGTGATGGCCTTCGACGAAGCCGGTCAGGCCGACACCGAAGCGCGCAAGAAAGAAATCTGCAAACGCTCCTACGACATCCTGGTCAACGAAGTGGGCTTCCCGCCGGAAGACATCATCTTCGACCCGAACATCTTCGCCGTCGCTACCGGCATCGAAGAGCACAACAATTACGCCGTCGACTTCATCAATGCCTGCGCCTACATCCGCGATGAGCTGCCGTACGCGCTGAGCTCCGGCGGCGTGTCGAACGTGTCGTTCTCGTTCCGTGGCAACAACCCGGTGCGTGAGGCGATTCACTCGGTGTTCCTGCTCTACGCCATCCGCGCCGGGCTGACCATGGGCATCGTCAACGCCGGTCAACTGGAGATCTATGATCAGATCCCGGTCGAGCTGCGCGACGCGGTCGAAGACGTGATCCTCAATCGCACCCCGGATGGCACCGACGCCCTCCTCGCCATCGCCGACAAGTACAAGGGCGACGGCAGCGTCAAGGAAGCCGAGACCGAAGAGTGGCGTAACTGGGACGTCAACAAACGTCTGGAACACGCGCTGGTCAAGGGCATCACCACGCACATCGTCGAAGACACCGAAGAATCCCGCCAGTCGTTTGCGCGGCCGATCGAAGTGATCGAAGGCCCATTGATGTCCGGCATGAACATCGTCGGCGACCTGTTCGGCGCTGGCAAAATGTTCCTCCCGCAGGTGGTGAAATCCGCGCGCGTGATGAAGCAGGCCGTGGCGCACTTGATCCCGTTCATCGAACTGGAGAAAGGCGACAAGCCGGAAGCCAAGGGCAAGATCCTCATGGCCACGGTCAAAGGCGACGTCCACGACATCGGCAAGAACATCGTCGGCGTGGTGCTTGGTTGCAACGGCTATGACATTGTCGACTTAGGCGTGATGGTTCCGGCCGAGAAGATCCTGCAGGTCGCCAAAGAAGAAAAGTGCGACATCATCGGCCTTTCCGGCCTGATCACGCCGTCGCTGGACGAGATGGTCCACGTTGCCCGTGAAATGCAGCGTCAGGATTTCCACCTGCCACTGATGATCGGTGGCGCGACCACGTCGAAAGCGCACACCGCGGTGAAGATCGAGCCGAAGTACAGCAACGATGCCGTGGTCTACGTGACCGACGCCTCGCGCGCCGTCGGCGTGGCGACACAGTTGTTGTCCAAGGAACTCAAGGCCGGTTTCGTCGAGAAGACCCGTCTGGAATACATCGACGTGCGCGAGCGTACGTCCAATCGCAGCGCCCGTACCGAACGCCTGAGCTACGCCGCCGCGATCGCGAAGAAGCCGCAATTCGACTGGGCCAATTATCAGCCAGTGAAACCGACCTTCACCGGCAGCAAGGTGCTCGACAACATCGATTTGAAGGTACTGGCCGAGTACATCGATTGGACACCGTTCTTCATTTCCTGGGATCTGGCCGGCAAGTTCCCGCGCATCCTCGAAGACGAAGTGGTCGGTGAAGCCGCCACTGCGCTGTACAAGGACGCGCAGGAAATGCTCGCTAAGCTCATCGACGAAAAACTCATCAGCGCCCGTGCGGTGTTCGGTTTCTGGCCGGCCAATCAGGTCAACGAAGACGACATCGAGCTGTACGACGACAACGGCAAGCCGCTGGCCAAGCTGCATCACTTGCGTCAGCAGATCATCAAGACCGACGGCAAGCCGAACTTCTGCCTCGCCGACTTCGTGGCGCCGAAGGACAGCGAAGTCACCGACTATGTCGGCGGCTTTATCACCACCGCTGGCATCGGCGCCGAAGAAGTGGCCAAGGCCTATCAGGACGCGGGCGACGACTATAACTCGATCATGGTCAAGGCCCTCGCCGACCGCTTGGCCGAAGCCTGCGCCGAATGGCTGCACCAGCAGGTGCGAAAAGAGCACTGGGGTTATGCCAAGGATGAAACGCTCGACAACGATGCGCTGATCAAAGAGCAATACCGTGGCATCCGCCCTGCTCCCGGCTACCCGGCCTGCCCGGATCACACCGAGAAAGCGGCGCTGTTCACCCTGCTCGATCCAGAGGCTGCCGAAATGCGCGCCGGGCGCAGTGGCGTGTTCCTCACCGAACACTACGCAATGTTCCCCGCCGCAGCGGTCAGCGGCTGGTACTTTGCTCATCCGCAGGCGCAGTACTTTGCCGTGGGCAAGATCGACAAGGATCAAGTGCAGAGCTACACCGCGCGCAAAGGCCAGGACCTGAGCGTGACCGAGCGTTGGCTGGCGCCGAATCTGGGTTACGACAGCTGA